The region AGTAGCAGGTTTGCAGCTGTTGCGGTTGCCAGGCTGGAGGAAGGGCGGGTTTTAAAATGTATAGGTAATGAGCCTGCAATTATAGAAAATGCGTGATTGATATCTCTGTGAATGCATAGAACGTACATGAGACACATCTGGAAATACGTctgatgggggagagagagactgtcTTATGTCACCTCCAAAGCCGACCCGGTGATTGAAGCTTCCCTGGGCCAGAACCGACTTGATTCTGCACCTGGCATGGCAGGCTGTGGCCCGCAAAAGCTTTGGGCGCAATCAGTGCGTCAGCCTTGAAGGTGATGTAAGATCCTCTGTCGGTTTTGCTGCAGCAGACTGTCACACGGGTGCCCATCTttacacacatgtgcacatgcacacgtAGAGACTGTCATGGGGGTGCTGTGTGTGAGTGAAGTTGTGGCTGGGATTGCCGACTGTATTGAggatgggaggagggggagagagaatgccGTTTTGGTGCACTCCCAGAACAGGGAGTCTGCGCCAAAAGGAGAAAATGGACCCTGCATGTGCTGATCAGAACCATTTTGCCTCCTGCAGGTTTGAATCCCAGCagcagaagaggggaaggggtgtTAAGCAGAGCCCTGGCTGCCCCAGCACTGAAGGCCCCACGCTGACAGCTCCCCGCTCTGTTCCACGGGCTCTCTTCCCCCCTCCGGCTGCGCCATGGGCACCGTGCTGTCCTTGTCTCCCAGTTACCGGAAAGCGACCCTCTTTGAGGACGGCTCAGCGACGGTGGGGCACTACACGGCCGTGCAGAACAGCAAGAATGCCAAGGACAAGAGCCTCAAGCGCCACTCTATCATCTCCGTGCTGCCCTGGAAACGCATTGTGGCCGTGTCAGCAAAGAAGAAGAACTCCAAGAAAGTGCAACCCAACAGCAGTTACCAGAACAATGTCACCCACCTCAACAACGAGAACCTAAAGAAGTCCCTCTCCTGTGCCAACCTTTCCACATTTGCCCAGCCCCAGAGTGCCCAGCCTCCAGCCCCCAACCAGATCTCCGGCTCCAAGAGCACTCTCTCCTCCATCAAGaagaccccccaccccaactccaaTGCTTCGGGCACCCCCAAGAGAGTCATTGTTCAAGCCTCGACGAGCGAGCTGTTGCGTTGCCTGGGCGAGTTCCTTTGCCGTCGTTGTTACAGGCTGAAGCATCTCTCCCCCACTGACCCAGTCCTCTGGCTCAGGAGCGTGGACCGGTCCCTCCTGCTGCAAGGATGGCAAGACCAAGGCTTCATCACTCCAGCCAACGTGGTCTTTCTATACATGCTTTGCCGGGATGTCATCTCCTCGGAAGTAGCCACGGACCATGAACTGCAAGCCGTCTTACTGACCTGCCTCTATCTCTCCTATTCTTATATGGGCAATGAGATCTCCTACCCTCTCAAGCCCTTCCTGGTGGAGAGCTGTAAAGAAGCCTTTTGGGATCGCTGCCTGTCCATCATTAACCTCATGAGTCCCAAAATGTTGCAGATCAATGCCGACCCGCACTATTTCACGCAGGTCTTTGCCGACCTGAAGAATGAGAGCAGCCAAGAAGAGAAGAACCGGCTGCTTATCGGCCTGGACCGGTGAGCTTCACTCCCTTGCCGACTGGATGAAGGGGAACAGtacatttttccttcttttctgttgcttttgtttttggaaaCAAATCAGGACACAAAAGGGAGGCTGCGTGGGCCCAAGGGAGGACACACCAAGCCGTGGTTGCGTCTCCACTGAACACCGTTATCACCTTGgttgcaaagagagagagagagagagagagagagagagagagaaaggaagcaagAGACTGGAGGCTTGCTGTAACTGAGGGCTGTGTTGGTTTTCTGTTTCAGTGCGTGTGGTGGACATGGCTTCCTCTCCACTTATTGTAAACAATGAGAGGGTGCGGAGGAGTGGAGCACAGCAATGCAAGACCTCGTTGACATCCCTGCCCCCCCATTGCTCTTGTCTAAATTAAGATCTGTGAACCACAGggctttggtggggggggggaagagctggtTTGTTCATCTTAGTTCCTCACAGTGGATTGCAGAGAAGGAGAACAGCACTGACTCCTTAAGGGGCAACACAAACAGAGATCCAATCCTGTGGTTGTTTCAGCATCTGGTATTTCAGAAATGGAATCGTAGAgtggggtttttttaaaaaaatcatttaattCCCTTGCACACCCATTTGAGCAAAATGGCAGCCAAATGATCTTAAATTCCAAACTGGACTCTTCTTGTATGCATATGTGAGTACATGGAGAAGCAGGAGAGGTGAATGAGGAAAGGACAGACACTTACGACATCCACCCACATCCTTCTGTATAGCTCCTCTATCAGTCTGCCGCTACGACCCACATCACAGGGGGGCCAACAACATCTCGGGGTCAGTGGGCTCCCTAAACATCAGTGTCAAAAGGGTAAAGGTGAGACTTGAGGTCATTTCCTGTTGAAACACCCCCAGTTAAAATAAGTCAAGGCCGCCTATACAAAACAGGTGTTGATATCAAGATGGTCTTGGGGGATGGTTCCCAGTTGGTATTCATTTTGCTGATAAATTAATTGGGTGGGTGTTTGATATTGGTCTGGGTTtactgttcatttatttattctttgCATTGTATAACTTGGCTGTTTTAGAATAGGGTGACCATGATTCTGTTGAGGCCTTACAAGCCCCCTGGAATGATGATCCCCTTATCTAATTCATTTTACTAGAAATGTAAGGGTAACGTCAGTTACACCGACGCTAGTACCAGCTGGTTAGCATGCATGGGATTTGGTGCTGAACCCCAATATAGAAACAATATTTTTTATGAGGGACCCTACTTTCCCCAGCTTCCCCACCCCAAGAAGTAGAAAGCCAGTCAGCCACCTAAACATTTTATGAGCAAGAAAAGAGCAAGCAGAAGGATAAAGGAATCCACTGGAGAAAAAGGATAAACACACTACAATCTTGAGAATGTATTGTGATGAAAGGTAACTATTACTATTTGTAATATCAAACTGCAGCATATGCAAAATATACATACTGTATATTCAAATATCCTGTAGTTTTAAATtactaatatacagtatttat is a window of Tiliqua scincoides isolate rTilSci1 chromosome 5, rTilSci1.hap2, whole genome shotgun sequence DNA encoding:
- the CDK5R1 gene encoding cyclin-dependent kinase 5 activator 1, whose amino-acid sequence is MGTVLSLSPSYRKATLFEDGSATVGHYTAVQNSKNAKDKSLKRHSIISVLPWKRIVAVSAKKKNSKKVQPNSSYQNNVTHLNNENLKKSLSCANLSTFAQPQSAQPPAPNQISGSKSTLSSIKKTPHPNSNASGTPKRVIVQASTSELLRCLGEFLCRRCYRLKHLSPTDPVLWLRSVDRSLLLQGWQDQGFITPANVVFLYMLCRDVISSEVATDHELQAVLLTCLYLSYSYMGNEISYPLKPFLVESCKEAFWDRCLSIINLMSPKMLQINADPHYFTQVFADLKNESSQEEKNRLLIGLDR